A region from the Thermanaeromonas toyohensis ToBE genome encodes:
- a CDS encoding ABC transporter substrate-binding protein: MKTSKKQIGILSILVCILLVTVSFAGCAKKAYPQGQAPTKTGEKVKLDVVSWWDINKEKPLQEIKEAFEKAHPNIELNFIQVPSKGYYDKLLTMIAGGQPPDIAMLAMDQYPAYVEKGALTCLDRWITDDYKKDLWPVALKILTYKGSIYGVPRDLTCNVMYYNKKLFDEAKVPYPKEGWTWNDFLDICQKLTKRDGSGKVIQWGYHYAGYPDAYYDWLLQNNGGFVSEDGKRCILTNPESIEALQFLVDLRYKYKVAPTPEEAKQFGESSIAPFESGKVAMFTGGASRMFSLTKAGLDYDVAPLPKGKRQATRVFAILWVMPKGCKHPEEAWKVLSFLGGKEGQQLVVNTGMGNSALKSTDNSKFLTPPPANKKVFIDSFNYGEPFPMVKNREVWKEIEQGLDLMWLGKQPVKEAAEAVAKKVDMLLKE, translated from the coding sequence ATGAAAACTTCCAAAAAGCAAATAGGGATCCTTAGTATATTAGTTTGTATTTTGCTTGTAACAGTAAGCTTTGCAGGGTGCGCTAAAAAGGCATATCCTCAAGGTCAAGCGCCTACAAAAACGGGAGAAAAAGTAAAACTAGATGTGGTTTCCTGGTGGGATATCAATAAAGAGAAGCCCCTCCAAGAAATCAAGGAAGCTTTTGAGAAGGCTCATCCTAATATTGAATTGAATTTTATCCAGGTTCCTTCCAAAGGCTACTATGATAAACTGCTTACCATGATCGCGGGTGGACAGCCTCCTGATATAGCTATGCTAGCTATGGACCAATATCCGGCTTATGTAGAAAAGGGAGCTCTTACTTGCTTAGATAGATGGATCACGGATGACTATAAAAAGGATTTGTGGCCTGTAGCTCTGAAGATCCTAACTTATAAAGGAAGCATCTATGGCGTGCCACGCGATCTTACTTGCAATGTTATGTATTACAACAAGAAGTTATTTGACGAAGCGAAGGTACCTTATCCCAAAGAAGGTTGGACTTGGAATGACTTCTTAGATATATGTCAGAAGCTTACTAAGCGCGATGGTTCTGGAAAAGTTATACAATGGGGATATCATTATGCAGGTTATCCCGATGCTTACTATGATTGGCTATTGCAGAACAATGGCGGTTTTGTCTCGGAAGATGGTAAGAGGTGTATATTAACCAACCCTGAGAGCATAGAAGCCCTCCAATTCTTAGTAGATCTGAGGTATAAGTATAAAGTAGCTCCTACACCTGAAGAAGCCAAACAGTTTGGCGAATCCTCTATTGCTCCTTTTGAGAGCGGAAAGGTGGCTATGTTTACTGGTGGTGCTTCACGGATGTTCAGTCTTACTAAAGCAGGTCTAGATTATGATGTAGCACCTTTACCTAAGGGTAAGCGCCAGGCTACACGGGTATTTGCCATTCTTTGGGTAATGCCTAAAGGATGCAAACATCCGGAGGAAGCCTGGAAAGTTCTCTCCTTCCTTGGTGGTAAAGAAGGCCAACAGCTCGTAGTGAATACTGGTATGGGTAATAGTGCCCTTAAGTCAACTGACAATTCCAAGTTCCTAACACCGCCTCCGGCTAATAAGAAAGTGTTTATTGATAGCTTTAACTATGGTGAACCTTTCCCCATGGTTAAGAACCGCGAAGTGTGGAAGGAAATAGAACAAGGTTTAGACCTTATGTGGTTAGGGAAGCAGCCGGTTAAAGAAGCTGCAGAGGCCGTAGCTAAGAAAGTAGATATGTTGCTTAAAGAATAG